atatatttAATCACCATGCATGTTTATCTACCTATACATTAAATACCGATGgtgacaaaattatttaaaagatttcaagacaaaattaaaactactgggaaaaaaaacccattgaTATAAGCATTATTTTCAATATCATCACTGTATGATTTCTTAAGATGTAAAACAACACCTGAATAGGTTCTGCAAAGAAAGCAGCAATTCTAGGAGGGACGCTTGTAGCTAATGTCTCCTTAAGTTGTCTGATGTATTGCTCATTTGCTGCACAGTGACCTgtataataaaaacatagaaaactcagaaaaatgcTGAGCGGTGATGTAACAggttaaaaacaactaaaacacatTCCACCTCTCTCCCACCTGATTTGAACTGTTTTACTTTAGTCCCAGagcacagattaaaaaaaaaaaagaatatttctgaaaatttgtttttccgTGACTGATTTTCTCCGGCCGCGTCTAAAATTCACAGTAGATGCCTCATGACAGAATGAACCTTGTAAAGGGACAAACTTTTCACGATGGTTAAAAATAAGTCAATGATCAACAGGAGGAGACTTTGAACTTCATTCTGCTCTTTCAGCACTTATTCTCGTCTCCTCACATCTTATTTTTAGGAGTTcagcatttttacttttacaagttTCATCTATTAAATTGAAGATATTTTAGACCAGTTTGAACAATAAGTAAGAACTGCTAACAATAAGGCATAAAAATGTCTGGTGCCATTGGGAGTTGTACAAATATTAAAAGGCTAAGCAAACACTCTAGAtccaaaacatcaaactttttttttttttttttaacaaaacatggatggatgatattttatgatttatttctcCTGTTAATGAGAACTGAGTCTTGTGTGGCCATGTCTGTGTACCTTGAGCACAGCTACACTCTCTGGTAGTCTGCACAGGTGAGTCCCTGCAGTGCCTTCCTCCCCAAGGACCTCTGAACACATCCGGACACATCGTCTGTTTAATTGGCAGAAAACAACACAGCTGggttaaagtgacaaaaacggAAATTCTTACATaatacagcagcagaaaaaaatgttaaactagAAAACTGCAAGAGTATTAATTAGGTCAATACTCTGAATGCTgcaattgtgcaaaaaaaaaaaaaagacaaacaaatattaaatatgaaatgcctttttattcattaatgttAAATGAATTCCTCTACCGCAATGCAAAAGACTTGTCACCAACAACTGCTTGCCAGTGTGGCGCAACTAGTTTTTATGCCCTATAAACCTGCTGGTTAGTTTTTAACATAGAGCCAGACTGATCTTACCCAATTCCTTTAATAGCATTTTCTATTTTCGTAAGTTTTCATTGTCTGataataaaaagtgtttcaaacAAAGAGTTTAAAGAAAGCAATGTTCAAACACTGTGTCCTaatgtgtgaaataaatgtgtatttttcactttttcaattgaattactgaaataaataaacatttcaatgtATGGAGATGCACCTATTTATCATTTCTATTTCATGGGCGAGACTAAATGAAATCCTCCACCACACCAGCATGTTTCAGTTAGGCACTGATGTTCCCACACTTCAGCTCTCTACAAAAATAGCAACTTGAAATGAGGCCTTGCCAACGCTATTTTATCAACTTATATTAGAGGGTATGTCgtttacaataaaacaatatagtCTTGTTAAAACATAAAGGTGTATAATGAATACGACATCACAGATCATGAAAGCATTGCCGCAGGACGGACAGAACCGTGAATGTATGACTGCTTTTCTATAGACATACTGCTGTTCTACATACATTTGTACAACCTAAACCGTTGGCAACAGGGTATTTGTATGCTGCATTGGAAGTCAGACCCATGGCCATCGGGCTGCCACCATGATATGATcctctgaaaaacacacaacaactATGAGCACATTGCACATGTTTATCTCAAGGAAACATTCTTGTTAATTTAGCAATCCTAAcagacaagaaataaaatgagaaaaatgtctccTTGCTCTCCTCCAGTTTGGtgtaaatatgttaaaagtttttaataattcattggtatgttatttttttaaacattggatatttctattctagcaaaatgtataaaaaaagaaaatgttggacCTGAAAGTGATTATGTCAAAATTTCCAGTGTAGAGACGAGCTATAAACATCGCAAGGTCGTTTGCTTCAGAGCCGCTGTTTGTCAGAAAAACCACCTGCCCACGGAAACAGACATTTTAACTACAGCATAAATATACATACCCATGACTAGTCTAAAAATACACCACCCTACCTTAAGAGGATCGGGCAAATGGGAGGCAAGTTTCTCGCAGTACTCTTGGAGAGTAGGGTAGACATAAATGAAAGTAGTATGCCAAagttttttcagctgtttttcagcagcagcagttactTTCCTGCACACACAGACATCAACAATTAGCTATAAATACACTAAAAAGtgaacagacaaaaacataattccTGCTTCACATATACACACAAAAGAACCTTACGGGTGGCAGTGGCCCACACTGACAGTGGCCACACCAGCAAACAGATCCAGATATCTGGTCCCATCCACATCCCACAGATACTGCATGTACCCCTGATGGATGAACACTGGTTTCTTGTAGTATGTAACTTTCATGGTCATGGGGTTGCAGTTCTGTTTGCGGATCTCTATCATTCTTGCTTTTGACATTCCCTGGAGAGGCACATGGTGTAAAATATAActtcaaaagaaatattatgtttcatttttcatttgatttgttcTTGAATTTTCAAAGTACAAGACAGTGTGTGCATATCAGTGGCACTTGAGACTGGAGGTGTGAATgaaatgttggggtttttttgttgtttttccatgaAACGATTTTGTCATTTAGACAGTTAACTTAATTCTTACATAATACAAGACAGAACTGTCCAAGGTTAATCTACTGTGTGTCTGCAGATCTTGGCTCATACCTTATATTCCTCTGGAGTGAAATTGCAAGAAGGCATCTCTGGTATATCTGTGCGAGAGAATCTGAAGTCTGATTTCTGACATGATGCacctgtaaaagaaaaattaatgaaCTTAACATATTCTGtcaagttacaaccacaaactacaaAATACTATTGTAGTTTTACATTACGAGGGATATGGCTGAAAAAG
The sequence above is a segment of the Gambusia affinis linkage group LG17, SWU_Gaff_1.0, whole genome shotgun sequence genome. Coding sequences within it:
- the agxt2 gene encoding alanine--glyoxylate aminotransferase 2, mitochondrial isoform X1, which codes for MLKVASCASGRWAVFTGHPVYRPQFSAKIHLASGASCQKSDFRFSRTDIPEMPSCNFTPEEYKGMSKARMIEIRKQNCNPMTMKVTYYKKPVFIHQGYMQYLWDVDGTRYLDLFAGVATVSVGHCHPKVTAAAEKQLKKLWHTTFIYVYPTLQEYCEKLASHLPDPLKVVFLTNSGSEANDLAMFIARLYTGNFDIITFRGSYHGGSPMAMGLTSNAAYKYPVANGLGCTNTMCPDVFRGPWGGRHCRDSPVQTTRECSCAQGHCAANEQYIRQLKETLATSVPPRIAAFFAEPIQGVGGAVQYPKNYLKEAFKLVRERGGICIADEVQTGFGRTGSHFWGFQGHDVIPDMVTMAKGIGNGFPMAAVVTTPEIANSFATGVHFNTFGGNPVACAVASAVLDTIIEDGTQKNSLDVGTYLMTELAKLRDKYEIIGDVRGKGLQIGVEMVKDKTSRDPLPPEDIAEIFEDVKDMGVLIGKGGVYGQIFRIKPPMCITKEDADFFLAVFNKSVCNYMEKR
- the agxt2 gene encoding alanine--glyoxylate aminotransferase 2, mitochondrial isoform X2, whose product is MPSCNFTPEEYKGMSKARMIEIRKQNCNPMTMKVTYYKKPVFIHQGYMQYLWDVDGTRYLDLFAGVATVSVGHCHPKVTAAAEKQLKKLWHTTFIYVYPTLQEYCEKLASHLPDPLKVVFLTNSGSEANDLAMFIARLYTGNFDIITFRGSYHGGSPMAMGLTSNAAYKYPVANGLGCTNTMCPDVFRGPWGGRHCRDSPVQTTRECSCAQGHCAANEQYIRQLKETLATSVPPRIAAFFAEPIQGVGGAVQYPKNYLKEAFKLVRERGGICIADEVQTGFGRTGSHFWGFQGHDVIPDMVTMAKGIGNGFPMAAVVTTPEIANSFATGVHFNTFGGNPVACAVASAVLDTIIEDGTQKNSLDVGTYLMTELAKLRDKYEIIGDVRGKGLQIGVEMVKDKTSRDPLPPEDIAEIFEDVKDMGVLIGKGGVYGQIFRIKPPMCITKEDADFFLAVFNKSVCNYMEKR